From the Saccharomonospora marina XMU15 genome, the window AGCACCACAACCCGCCGTTCGTGCCATCGTCACCGACGACCATGCTCGGCTACATCGCCGCACGCACCGAGCGCCTGATCCTGTCCACGGCCACGACGCTCATCACCACCAACGATCCCGTCAAGATCGCCGAGGACTTCGCGATGCTGCAGCACCTCGCGGACGGCCGGGTCGACCTCATGCTCGGCAGGGGCAACACGGCGCCGGTGTATCCCTGGTTCGGCCAGGACATCCGGCAGGGCATCCCGCTCGCGCTGGAGAACTACGGGCTACTGCACCGGCTGTGGCGCGAGGATGTGGTGAACTGGGAAGGTCGCTTCCGCACACCGCTGCACGGGTTCACCGCCACACCCCGCCCGCTGGACGGCGTACCACCGTTCGTCTGGCACGGCTCCATTCGCAGCCCGCAGATCGCCGAACAGGCGGCCTACTACGGCGACGGATTCTTCGCCAACCACATCTTCTGGCCGAAGGAACACTTCATGCGGCTCGTCGGGCTGTACCGGGAACGCTTCGCCCACCACGGCCACGGCAGCCCCGAGCAAGCTGTCGTCGGCCTCGGCGGGCAGGTGTTCATGCGCCGCAACTCGCAGGACGCGGTGCGGGAGTTCCGGCCCTACTTTGACCACGCGCCCGTCTACGGTGGCGGACCCTCGCTCGAGGAGTTCACCGAGCAAACGCCACTCACGGTCGGGAGTCCGCAGGAGGTCATCGACAAGACACTGACTTTTCGCGAGAACTTCGGCGACTACCAGCGCCAACTGTTCCTCGTCGACCACGCTGGTCTGCCGTTGCAGACGGTGCTGGAACAACTCGACCTGCTCGGGGAGATCCTCCCCGTGCTGCGCAGCGAGTTCGCCGCCAGGCGGGCAGCGGGCGTCGCCGAGGCGCCCACCCACCCCGCGCTGTCGGCGCGGGTGAAGTCCTAGCCCACCCGGTACGGCTGCACGATCTCGGTGCGCCACGAACCCGGGTCGGGTTCCTCCTCCGGGTTGGTGAGGTAGTTCTCCCACGCGTCCCCCGCCAACTCACCGCCGTGGTCGGCCACCCACGACGCCAGCGCCTCGTAGGCAGGCTCCATCTCGTCGTATCCGCCGACATGCACGGTGATCGCGGCCGGGCCACCCGGCAGCGCGGAAGCGTGGACGTCGCCGCGACCCTCGACGGGCGCGGGGATCGGAAAGCCCGCCTCGATGTCGAAACGATCGTCGTCGAGCATTCGGTAACGAGCGAACGGCGGCCCGATCGGGTAGGAGTCACTGCCGGCGATCACCTCGGCGATTCGCTGGTAGGCCTGGCCCAGCCACGGACCGATCTCGTCGACGAAGAGCGTTGCCCGCGCCACCAGGGTGGGTTGCTCGGGCAGAGTCTCGCTGCTGATGCTGTAGGTCCTCATGCTCCCCAGCGTGGGAGACCACGCGCAGACCCACGAAGGGCCGTAGGTCCCTTCCGGTGAAGCCGCAGGGCATCACCCGGGCAGGTCAGCACGGATCGGCTCGCGAGTCGAGAAACTCGTCGAGGTGGCGCCAGGTCGTCGCGCGGGCGGCGCGGCCGGTCAGCACCCCGAGGTGTCCGCCCGGCGCCGACTCGAACCGGACTTCCGGCGCACCGGAGAGCAGGCCGACCAGCCGCCGGACGGCGCGTTTCGGCGCGATCGTGTCGTGTTCGCCTGCGACGACAAGCGTGGGCACCCGCACCCGCGAAAGCGAGACCAGCCTGCCGTTGATCTCGATACGGCCCTCGGCGAGATCGTTGGCGCGGAAGAACCTGTGGTAGAGCTGGCCGAAGGTGCGCCCAGGGTAGGCAGCCATGTTCGACATGAAATGGTCCACCGCCTCCAGTTGTGCGAGGAAGTCGCGATCGTGCAGGTTCCGCAGCATCGCGATCGGCCTTGTGATTTCCTTGTCCAGCCTGGTCAGCCGGAATGCCTGGCTGACGAGGTAGGACGGTGCGCCGCCGAGCAACCGGTAGAACGGTGTGAGCAGGTGGCCCCCTGTCAGTTCGACGAGTGGCCGCAGCGGCGCGATCAGTGGAATGGCGGTGAAGTCGAACGGCGCGGCGATCGTGGTTATCGAGGCGATCGGCAGCTCGTCCTGGTCGGCCGCGGTGAGCAGCGAGAAGATCCCGCCGAGACACCAGGCGACGAGGTGGACGTCGCGGCCACCGGCATCGGCGCTGACCGCACGTATCGCCTTCGGCAGCACATCGTGGACCCAGTGCTCGACGCCGAGCCCGCGGTCGGCGAAAGCCACCGTCCCGTAGTCGACCAGATAGGTCCGCCTGCCACCCGCGACGAGGTGCTCGGCGAGGCTGCAACCGCGCCTGAGGTCGAAGCACAGCGGCGGCGCGGCGAGTGGCGGAACCAGCAGTACCGGCGGACCGCCCGGATCGACACCGACCGGTGTGGTGAACCGGTGGACGCGCCGGTTGGGGCCTGCGTCGATGAGCAGCCTCGGCGCGGGTCGCAGGTCGGCGACGCCTCCGCGCAGCAGCTTCTCCACCACGTTCGACGTCGCGGCAGCCAGCCTTACCGCCGGTGCGGTCATTCGTTCCCCCTGGGGCCGAGGCCGCCGTGGCAAACCTGCCTGCGCAGGCCGGATCGAACAGAAGTCGCGGTCACAAGGTGGTGAGAATACGCGGACCCTCGTCCGTGACCGCCACCGTGTGCTCCACGTGGGCGGCCTTGCTGCCGTCGGCGGTGTGCAAGGTCCAGCCGTCGGCGCCCACGCGGTAGGCATCGACCCCGCCGGCGACGAACATCGGCTCGATCGCCAACACCATCCCGGCGCGCAACCGTATGCCACGTCCCTCGGCGCCCTCGTTGGGCACGTGCGGTGGTTCGTGCATCGACCTGCCGATTCCGTGCCCGCCGTGTTCGGCGAGCAACCCGTACCCGGCGGCTCGCCCGACGACGCTGATCGCGTGCCCGATGTCACCGAGCCGGTTGCCGGGCAGCAACGCGTCGATGCCCGCCGACAGCGCCCGCCGGGTGGTCTCGATCAGCTTCAGGTCTTGCGGGTCGGCCCCGCCCACCACGAAACTCGTCGCGGCATCCGCGTGCCAGCCTGCCACCTCCGCGCCGAAGTCGATGCTGAGCAGGTCGCCGTCACGCAGCCGATAGTCCGTCGGGATGCCGTGCACTACGGCGTCGTTCACGCTGGCGCACAACACGGCAGGGTAGGGACTCGGCGCGGAGCCGGGTCGGTAGCCGAGGAACGACGAGTTCGCGCCCGCGCCGGTCAACACTGCGGCGGCGACCTCGTCGAGTTCCAGCAGCGAGACGCCGACTGCCGCCCGAGCGCGCACTTCCCGCAACGCCGTGGCGACCACCTTGCCTGCCGCGGCCATCGCCTCGACCTCGCCCGGTGTCTTCAACTCGATCAACGGTACTCACCCCAACCAGCACATGTGATAGTTATACCGGTATAACTATCACAGAACTGGTCGGGCGTCAGCGCAGGCCGAGTTCCCTCGCGATCAGCATCCGCTGCACCTCGCTGGTGCCTTCCCCGATCTCCAGAATCTTGGCGTCGCGGTAGAACCGGCCGACCGCGAACTCGTTCATGAACCCGTAGCCGCCGAAGATCTGAGTGGCCTCACGCGCGTTGTCCATCGCGGCGTTGGACGACACCAGCTTGGCGATGGCGGCCTCCTTCTTGAACGGCTCGCCGCGCAACAGCTTCGCGGCCGCCTGGTAGTAGGCCAGCCGCGCGGTGTGCGCCCGCGCCTCCATGTCGGCGATCTTGAACTGGATCGCCTGGTAGGCCCCGATCTTGTGGCCGAACGCCTCCCGCTCACCGACGTAGCGCAGGCACTCGTCCACGCAGCCCTGCGCGAGGCCCACGCTCAGCGCCGCGATGGCGATCCTGCCCTCGTCGAGGATCGAGAGAAACTGCGCGTAGCCCCTGCCGCGCTCGCCGAGCAGGTTCCGCGCGGGTACCCGGCAGTCGTCGAACGCGAGTTCGTGTGTGTCCGAGGCGTTCCAGCCGACCTTCGAGTACTTCGGTGCCACGGTGAACCCCGGCGTGCCCGACGGCACGATGATCGCCGAGATCTCCTTGCGGCCGTCGGGTTTACTTCCCGTCACGGCGGTCACGGTGACGAGCCTCGTTATGTCGGTCCCCGAATTGGTGATGAACGCCTTGCTGCCGTTGATGACCCAGTCGTCGCCGTCGAGCTTGGCCGTGGTCCGCGTCGCCCCGGCATCGGACCCGCCGCCGGGCTCGGTGAGCCCGAACGCGCCAAGCGCCTCACCGGAGCACAACGCGGGCAGCCAGGTACGCTTCTGCTCCTCGGTGCCGAACCGGTAGATCGGCATCGCGCCGAGCGAGACGCCTGCTTCCAGCGTGATCGCCACCGACGAGTCCACCCGCGCCAGTTCCTCCAGCGCGAGGCACAGCGCGAAGTAGTCTCCGCCCATGCCGCCGTACTCCTCGGGCAGCGGCAGCCCGAACAGCCCCATCCTGCCCATTCCCGCGACGAGGTCGTAGGGGAACTCCTCACGCTCGTAGTAGCCCGCGATCACCGGGGCCACCTCCGCCTGCGCGAAGTCGTGAACCGTCTTGCGCAGCGCTTCGTACTCCTCGCCGAGCCTGAAGTCGATCATGCGATGTGCTCCTCCCGTGTCACGACGGCGAGTGACTGGTCCAGCGCCACCTGCTGGCCCGCCTGAACATGCAACTCGCTGACGACGCCGTCCACCGGCGCGGTGATCGTGTATTCCATCTTCATCGCCTCGACGACCAGCAGCGGCGCACCCGCGCTGACCACGTCGCCGGGTGCCACCTTGACCACGAGAACCGTGCCCGGCATCGGACTGGTCACCGGACCGACCTCGACCGACTCGGCGTGGCTCGCCAGCAGGTTGGGTCGCTCACCCACGGCGACGGCCCTGCCCTGCCTGGCGAACCAGACCGTGCCGTCACTCGCCCGCGCCCGCCGGTAGCGGCGGTACCGGCCGTATCGGCCGCCGAAGCCCTCGCCTCGCACGACGAGGTCGTCGCCGTCACGCTCGGCCGAGGCCGCGACGGGCTCACGATCGTCCACACTGACCAGTGCGTCGGAAGGCGGACCCTCGACCAGCACGAGCGCCTCGGTGCGGCCCGCTCGCAACCGCAACGTCACCCCGGCGCGAGCGCCGAGCCGCCAACCGCTCGGCACGTCCCACGGGTCGACCACTGGCCCGGACGGCCACAGCGAGAGCAGCCGATCCAGAGCGGCCGCGATCAGGAACTCCTCGGCGGCGTCCTCCGCGGCGTCCTCCGCCACGAGAGCGTCGAGCTTGCGCTCCACCAGGCCGGTGTCCAACTCGCCCGCCAGCACGTCAGCGTCGGTGAGGAGTGCCCGCAGGAACGGGATGTTCGTCGTGACCCCGAGCACCGCGGTGTCCGCGAGCGCCCGGTCGAGTCGGTGCAGCGCCGCGGTACGGTCAGGCCCCCACGCCACGACCTTGGCGAGCATCGGGTCGTAGTCGGAGCCGACGGTGAAGCCCTCGAGCAGGCCGGAGTCCACCCGAACGTGTGGGCCGGAGGGCTCCGCGAGTGCGAGCACGGTTCCGCCGGTCGGTACGAAATCCCTGGCCGGGTCCTCGGCGTACACCCGGGCCTCGACGGCGTGGCCCTCCGCCCGCACGTCGTGCTGGGCGAGCGAGAGCCGCTCGCCCGCCGCGACCCGCAACTGCCACTCCACCAGGTCGACGCCGGTGACCAGCTCGGTCACCGGGTGCTCGACCTGCAACCGGGTGTTCATCTCCAGGAAGTAGAACCGCTGCGGCTCGCGCGCGGAAACGATGAACTCCACGGTGCCTGCGCCGACGTAGCCGACCGCGCGAGCGGCCTCGACCGCCGAAGCCCCCATCCGCGCTCGTGTCGCCTCGTCGAGCAACGCCGACGGCGCCTCCTCGACGATCTTCTGGTGCCTGCGCTGCAGGCTGCACTCCCGCTCGCCGAGGTGGATCACGTTACCGTGCCGGTCGGCAAGTACCTGGATCTCGATGTGCCTCGGCGTCTCGACGAATCGCTCAAGCAGCAGCCGGTCGTCGCCGAAGGCGCTCATCGCCTCCCTGCGCGCCGACTCGACGGCCGCTGGGAGTTCGTCGGGCGACTCCACCAGCCGCATGCCCTTGCCGCCACCGCCTGCGGACGGTTTGAGCAGCACGGGATAGCCGATGTCGGCCGCGGCGGCCTCGATGTCGGCATCGCCGTGCAGTTCGGACCGGCCGGGCACGACAGGAACTCCGGCACCGGACACGGTCTGCTTGGCTCGGATCTTGTCGCCCATCGCCTCGATCGCACTCGCGGGCGGGCCCACGAACACCAACCCGGCCTCCTCGCAGGCGCGCGCGAACGCCGGGTTCTCCGAAAGGAAGCCGTAGCCGGGATGCACGGCCTGCGCACCCGACTCCACAGCCGCGGCGACGACGTCCGGAATGGACAGATAGCTGCGCGCGGCCTCGGCAGGCCCCACCCGCACGGCGGTGTCGGCCTCGCGCACGTGGGCCGAGCCCGCGTCGGCGTCGCTGTAGATCGCGACGGAGCGGATCCCCATGCGGCGCAGCGTGCGGATGACGCGGACGGCGATCTCGCCGCGGTTGGCCACCGCGACGGTGTCGAACATCGAACTCTCGCTCACATCGCTCACATCGCTCACATCGCTCACATCCTGAATACGCCGTAGCCGACCGGCTCCAGCGGCGCGTTCGCCGCGGCCGACAGCGCCAGTCCGAGCACCGTCCTGGTGTCCATCGGGTCGATCACCCCGTCGTCCCACAGCCGTGCCGTGGAGTAGTAGGGGTTGCCCTGGTGTTCGTACTGGGCACGAATGGGTTCCTTGAACGCTTCCTCGTCCGCTTCGGACCACTCCTCGCCACGGGACTCGTAGGCGTCCCTGCGTACGGTCGCAAGTACCGAAGCAGCCTGCTCACCACCCATCACGGAAATGCGGGCGTTCGGCCACATCCACAGGAACCGGGGCGAGTAGGCCCTGCCGCACATGGAGTAGTTGCCCGCCCCGAACGACCCGCCGATGACGACGGTGAACTTGGGCACCCGCGCGCACGCGACGGCGGTGACCATCTTCGCGCCGTGCTTGGCGATGCCGCCCGCCTCGTAGTCCCTTCCCACCATGAAGCCGGTGATGTTCTGCAGGAACAGCAACGGGATCGACCGGCGATCGCACAACTCGATGAAGTGCGCGCCCTTCATCGCCGACTCGGCGAACAGCACGCCGTTGTTGGCCACGATCCCCACCGGGTGACCGTGAATACGGGCGAACCCGGTCACGAGCGTGTTGCCGTACTCCTTCTTGAACTCACCGAACCGGCTGCCGTCGACGATGCGGGCGATCACCTCGCGCACGTCGTAGGGGGTGCGGGTGTCGGCGGGGACCACGCCGTACAGCTCGCCCGGATCGACTGCGGGTTCCTCGCTCGGCACGACCTCCCACGGCCGCGGCGAGCGCGGACCCAGAGTCGACACGATGGAGCGCACCGTGCGCAGTGCGTCGGCGTCGTCGACCGCGAGGTGGTCGGTGACGCCCGAGGAGCGCGCGTGCACGTCTCCGCCGCCCAGTTCCTCGGCGGTGACGACCTCGCCGGTGGCGGCCTTCACCAGTGGCGGGCCGCCGAGGAAGATCGTGCCCTGGTTGCGCACGATCACGGCCTCGTCGCTCATGGCAGGCACGTAGGCACCTCCCGCGGTGCACGACCCGAGCACCGCGGCGAGTTGCGGGATCCCGCGAGCGGACATGGTGGCCTGGTTGTAGAAGATGCGGCCGAAGTGCTCCCGGTCGGGGAACACCTCGTCCTGGTGTGGCAGGAACGCGCCACCGGAGTCGACCAGGTACACGCACGGCAGGTTGTTGTGCAGGGCGACTTCCTGCGCGCGCAGATGCTTCTTGACCGTCATCGGGTAGTAGGTGCCGCCCTTGACGGTGGCGTCGTTGGCCACCACGACACACTCCCGGCCGGACACCCTGCCGATGCCGGTGATGATGCCCGCGGAGGGAGCCTCTTCGTCGTACATCCCGCCTGCGGCCAGCGGTGACAGTTCCAGAAAGGGTGAGCCCGGATCGAGCAGCGCGTCCACGCGGTCACGCGGCAGCAGCTTGCCGCGTGCCACGTGCCGCTGCCTGGCCTGGGGCGGACCTCCGAGCCGGGCCCGCGCGAGGCGGTCGCGCAGTTCGGCGACCAGTTCGGTGTGGCAGGTGACGTTGCGAGCGAATGCCTCGCTCCGCGGGTCTGCGGAGCTGGTCAGCGCCGGGGTGTCCATCACGCCTACAAGGTTAGCAGCCGTTAACACCTCGGCGCGATGTCAACGGCCGCCAACCTCGGCATGCTTGCGATCAGCCGGTCACGGACTCCAGCGCAGGCAGGTAACCCTGGGACTGACCACTCACCGTCGGGTGATAGGACTCGTCGACCGGCCAGGTCAGGCTGTGCAACCACCACTCCCCGTCGGAGCAGATCTCGTGCCCGCTGAAGGCCCCGCGCACGTCGACGAAGGTCAGCCCGGCCGCGCCCGCCCGCTGGGCGGTGACCTCGGCGAGCGTGTCGGCACCGGAATTGATCGCCGCCCGCTTGGTGTCGCTGAGACCCGCGTTGCAGGAGCCGCCGATCTTGTAGAAGCGCGGGTAGCCGAGCACGATGATCTCGGCGCCCGGCGCCTTGCTCTCCAGCGTCGCGTACACGTTGTCGAGCAGGCCCGGCAACGTGTCACGGGCGTAGGCCTTGGCCTCCTCCACCCTGTCGACGCACTGCTGGTCGGTT encodes:
- a CDS encoding LLM class flavin-dependent oxidoreductase, which codes for MQFGIFTVGDVTPDPTNGRTPTEHDRIKAMVAIALKAEEIGLDVFATGEHHNPPFVPSSPTTMLGYIAARTERLILSTATTLITTNDPVKIAEDFAMLQHLADGRVDLMLGRGNTAPVYPWFGQDIRQGIPLALENYGLLHRLWREDVVNWEGRFRTPLHGFTATPRPLDGVPPFVWHGSIRSPQIAEQAAYYGDGFFANHIFWPKEHFMRLVGLYRERFAHHGHGSPEQAVVGLGGQVFMRRNSQDAVREFRPYFDHAPVYGGGPSLEEFTEQTPLTVGSPQEVIDKTLTFRENFGDYQRQLFLVDHAGLPLQTVLEQLDLLGEILPVLRSEFAARRAAGVAEAPTHPALSARVKS
- a CDS encoding GyrI-like domain-containing protein, which translates into the protein MRTYSISSETLPEQPTLVARATLFVDEIGPWLGQAYQRIAEVIAGSDSYPIGPPFARYRMLDDDRFDIEAGFPIPAPVEGRGDVHASALPGGPAAITVHVGGYDEMEPAYEALASWVADHGGELAGDAWENYLTNPEEEPDPGSWRTEIVQPYRVG
- a CDS encoding alpha/beta fold hydrolase; the protein is MTAPAVRLAAATSNVVEKLLRGGVADLRPAPRLLIDAGPNRRVHRFTTPVGVDPGGPPVLLVPPLAAPPLCFDLRRGCSLAEHLVAGGRRTYLVDYGTVAFADRGLGVEHWVHDVLPKAIRAVSADAGGRDVHLVAWCLGGIFSLLTAADQDELPIASITTIAAPFDFTAIPLIAPLRPLVELTGGHLLTPFYRLLGGAPSYLVSQAFRLTRLDKEITRPIAMLRNLHDRDFLAQLEAVDHFMSNMAAYPGRTFGQLYHRFFRANDLAEGRIEINGRLVSLSRVRVPTLVVAGEHDTIAPKRAVRRLVGLLSGAPEVRFESAPGGHLGVLTGRAARATTWRHLDEFLDSRADPC
- the map gene encoding type I methionyl aminopeptidase, translated to MIELKTPGEVEAMAAAGKVVATALREVRARAAVGVSLLELDEVAAAVLTGAGANSSFLGYRPGSAPSPYPAVLCASVNDAVVHGIPTDYRLRDGDLLSIDFGAEVAGWHADAATSFVVGGADPQDLKLIETTRRALSAGIDALLPGNRLGDIGHAISVVGRAAGYGLLAEHGGHGIGRSMHEPPHVPNEGAEGRGIRLRAGMVLAIEPMFVAGGVDAYRVGADGWTLHTADGSKAAHVEHTVAVTDEGPRILTTL
- a CDS encoding acyl-CoA dehydrogenase family protein encodes the protein MIDFRLGEEYEALRKTVHDFAQAEVAPVIAGYYEREEFPYDLVAGMGRMGLFGLPLPEEYGGMGGDYFALCLALEELARVDSSVAITLEAGVSLGAMPIYRFGTEEQKRTWLPALCSGEALGAFGLTEPGGGSDAGATRTTAKLDGDDWVINGSKAFITNSGTDITRLVTVTAVTGSKPDGRKEISAIIVPSGTPGFTVAPKYSKVGWNASDTHELAFDDCRVPARNLLGERGRGYAQFLSILDEGRIAIAALSVGLAQGCVDECLRYVGEREAFGHKIGAYQAIQFKIADMEARAHTARLAYYQAAAKLLRGEPFKKEAAIAKLVSSNAAMDNAREATQIFGGYGFMNEFAVGRFYRDAKILEIGEGTSEVQRMLIARELGLR
- a CDS encoding acetyl/propionyl/methylcrotonyl-CoA carboxylase subunit alpha; amino-acid sequence: MFDTVAVANRGEIAVRVIRTLRRMGIRSVAIYSDADAGSAHVREADTAVRVGPAEAARSYLSIPDVVAAAVESGAQAVHPGYGFLSENPAFARACEEAGLVFVGPPASAIEAMGDKIRAKQTVSGAGVPVVPGRSELHGDADIEAAAADIGYPVLLKPSAGGGGKGMRLVESPDELPAAVESARREAMSAFGDDRLLLERFVETPRHIEIQVLADRHGNVIHLGERECSLQRRHQKIVEEAPSALLDEATRARMGASAVEAARAVGYVGAGTVEFIVSAREPQRFYFLEMNTRLQVEHPVTELVTGVDLVEWQLRVAAGERLSLAQHDVRAEGHAVEARVYAEDPARDFVPTGGTVLALAEPSGPHVRVDSGLLEGFTVGSDYDPMLAKVVAWGPDRTAALHRLDRALADTAVLGVTTNIPFLRALLTDADVLAGELDTGLVERKLDALVAEDAAEDAAEEFLIAAALDRLLSLWPSGPVVDPWDVPSGWRLGARAGVTLRLRAGRTEALVLVEGPPSDALVSVDDREPVAASAERDGDDLVVRGEGFGGRYGRYRRYRRARASDGTVWFARQGRAVAVGERPNLLASHAESVEVGPVTSPMPGTVLVVKVAPGDVVSAGAPLLVVEAMKMEYTITAPVDGVVSELHVQAGQQVALDQSLAVVTREEHIA
- a CDS encoding carboxyl transferase domain-containing protein; the protein is MDTPALTSSADPRSEAFARNVTCHTELVAELRDRLARARLGGPPQARQRHVARGKLLPRDRVDALLDPGSPFLELSPLAAGGMYDEEAPSAGIITGIGRVSGRECVVVANDATVKGGTYYPMTVKKHLRAQEVALHNNLPCVYLVDSGGAFLPHQDEVFPDREHFGRIFYNQATMSARGIPQLAAVLGSCTAGGAYVPAMSDEAVIVRNQGTIFLGGPPLVKAATGEVVTAEELGGGDVHARSSGVTDHLAVDDADALRTVRSIVSTLGPRSPRPWEVVPSEEPAVDPGELYGVVPADTRTPYDVREVIARIVDGSRFGEFKKEYGNTLVTGFARIHGHPVGIVANNGVLFAESAMKGAHFIELCDRRSIPLLFLQNITGFMVGRDYEAGGIAKHGAKMVTAVACARVPKFTVVIGGSFGAGNYSMCGRAYSPRFLWMWPNARISVMGGEQAASVLATVRRDAYESRGEEWSEADEEAFKEPIRAQYEHQGNPYYSTARLWDDGVIDPMDTRTVLGLALSAAANAPLEPVGYGVFRM
- a CDS encoding SGNH/GDSL hydrolase family protein; this encodes MSVRARRSLWLSLITALALVGAAFPAGAAPAVNYVALGDSYSSGVGAGSYGDSGNCKRSANAYPRLWADSHQVADFDFLACSGARTSDVLEQAASLDSTATLVTVSVGGNDAGFADVMIDCTVGTDQQCVDRVEEAKAYARDTLPGLLDNVYATLESKAPGAEIIVLGYPRFYKIGGSCNAGLSDTKRAAINSGADTLAEVTAQRAGAAGLTFVDVRGAFSGHEICSDGEWWLHSLTWPVDESYHPTVSGQSQGYLPALESVTG